From the Lolium rigidum isolate FL_2022 chromosome 2, APGP_CSIRO_Lrig_0.1, whole genome shotgun sequence genome, one window contains:
- the LOC124686876 gene encoding protein DCL homolog, chloroplastic-like translates to MALAAALARASTRLLRGGIPPSAASPALSSRSRPFCTLPAADDEPSAPPGAVEEPWEEAEAEILRDVKPVVKLVKDIIHSGRYGDGGFLSPDDEKVIVEKVLAHHPRSEDKIGCGLDAILVDKHPDFRKTRCLFIARTNGDVEDFSYRKCLRAYVKRAYPSHADRFIDKHLGQERPTLFRPRK, encoded by the exons ATGGCCTtggccgccgccctcgcccgagCCTCCACgcgcctcctccgcggcggcatCCCTCCGTCTGCCGCTTCTCCCGCGCTATCCAGCCGCAGCCGCCCATTCTGCACACttcccgccgccgacgacgagcccTCCGCTCCTCCGGGGGCCGTGGAGgagccgtgggaggaggccgaggcggagatcCTCCGCGACGTCAAGCCCGTCGTCAAACTCGTCAAGGACATCATCCACTCCGGCAG ATATGGAGATGGTggctttttaagtccggatgacgAAAAGGTTATAGTAGAAAAGGTTCTTGCTCACCACCCCCGTTCAGAAGACAAGATTGGTTGTGGACTTGATGCTATTCTG GTTGACAAGCACCCTGATTTTAGAAAGACCAGATGCCTCTTCATCGCTAGAAcgaatggtgatgtggaggattTTTCATACCGCAAGTGTCTGAGGGCGTACGTCAAAAGGGCATATCCATCCCATGCAGATAGGTTCATAGATAAACATCTCGGACAGGAACGGCCAACACTTTTTCGTCCTCGAAAGTAG